Proteins encoded by one window of Actinomycetes bacterium:
- a CDS encoding elongation factor Tu, whose translation MAMPGDHTEMTVRLIQPIAMAEGLRFAIREGGRTVGAGRVIKILK comes from the coding sequence AGATGGCGATGCCGGGTGACCACACCGAGATGACGGTGCGCCTGATCCAGCCGATCGCGATGGCGGAGGGGCTGCGGTTCGCGATCCGGGAGGGTGGCCGCACCGTCGGCGCCGGCCGCGTCATCAAAATCCTCAAGTAG
- the rpsJ gene encoding 30S ribosomal protein S10 — MNQKIRIRLKAYDHEIIDQSARKIVDTVTRTGARVAGPVPLPTEKSVYCVIRSPHVDKDSREHFEMRTHKRLIDILDPTPKTVDSLMRLDLPAGVDIEIKL, encoded by the coding sequence ATGAACCAGAAGATCCGTATCCGCCTGAAGGCGTACGACCACGAGATCATCGACCAGTCGGCGCGCAAGATCGTCGACACGGTGACTCGCACGGGCGCGCGCGTGGCCGGGCCGGTCCCGCTGCCGACCGAGAAGTCGGTCTACTGCGTGATCCGCAGCCCTCACGTTGACAAGGACTCGAGGGAGCACTTCGAGATGCGCACCCACAAGCGCCTCATCGACATCCTCGACCCCACCCCCAAGACCGTTGACAGCCTCATGCGCCTGGACCTCCCGGCCGGCGTGGACATCGAGATCAAGCTATGA